The genomic window ATAGTCAACAATGATCATACGGAAGCCAAACAAAAATTTAACATATTAAAAACCTGTTGATAGACTATCACCGTTTGTGCTGCAGGGAAGATGGGAGCTCCCAAAGTGAAGAGGGTCTGTCGTTGGGAGAAAGAAGATGGACATGGGGGAGTTACGTTCCCTAACGAGTAGAAAAGCAACAAGTTGAAAAAGTGCCGAACATTAAAGTGTCGTCAATTTAGGTGGAGCTTTAATGCTGAAAATAAAATATCGCATCATCCCAAAAGCACCCGACAATATAGTTCCAAGTTTAATTTGTTTAACCGTGGTGTTTTTCTGAGATATTGAATTTTATGTCCAACTGCAATATATAGTGGAATGCTGAGAATTTAACTGTGATCTTATTATCTTAGttggagaaaaaaatgtgaatgatGATTGTCTAGAATCGCCAACAAGTTGGTCATGGCAAGAACAAGTAATGACTACAAAAATTAGGTCGCCTATTATGACACCAAAAACTTAAGGGCTCCAGTACCATCTTAAGTTTTGCATGCaaggaaaggagagagaaagagagagagagagagagagaggaaacggTCTTGATATTAAACAAGAAGACCGCCACCAAAATGGCACTAGTAAGGTCAATGAAAAGTAAAACTTCCGAAGGGGCCTATTGATGGACCGTGCTAACTGAAAAAGATGGTCACAATAAAGAAAGAATTAACAAATGAACTCCGGTGTGAGGATATTCCCATCATTTTATTCACCACTTGACGTTTTGGGTCCAGCTCTGATTGTCTTTTATAAATTATTCCGTCGACAAAAGCtgtataattttaattattcAGCATGTTTTCGTAAAACGCATACTTTTTGCGGGATAAAATTAGATTCATTGTCATACAATAGTCAAAGATCATATTCGCCTGAAATACCAGGCTTAAGGGGCAAAAGGTAAAAGCATGAGACCCGgtcatttcaaaagtttgaattttagaaatttcattCTGTGCGcgcggggagagagagagagagagagagagacagagagagagagagaactctcTCCCGAAGGAAGAGAAAGGGGATGGttagaaggaagaagaacaggtaaaaagagagagcgagagcgagagagagggctATTCCAGAAGGAAGAGGAGGGGTTTGGttagaaggaagaagaacaggtaaatagagcgagagagagctatcgttctttttcttttcaataggTCGTTACGGGTCGGCTTTTTCCCGGCGACTGAATGCGgctatttctcctttttttgtgTACAGTAGGTGGAGACATGCCGGAGATGGAAGACCAGCCAGTGGCGGCCAGTGGTGGTGGCGCTGCTACCCCTGACGACCGTGGCGGGTTTCAGAACGCGGACGATGACAAGGAAAACCTGCCGCCGTGGAGGAGAGGGCGGTCGGGTCGCCCGAAGAGTGGGTCAGgtggaaggaagaggaggaggagcatCCTGCCAGCTTGGTATCCGCGCACCCCTCTTCGAGATATCACCGCCATCGTGAGGGTaactctccctccctctcccgaTTCTCTCTTGATTCTCCTGTACTGGTATTGGTTTTCCACATTATAGAGGGAAAAGGGAACGGGCGATTTGAAAGCCGTTCTTGGTCTTTCCCCGTCGACTTGCTCGAGAGAATGGGCTTTCTTGGCGTTTGGGGTTTGGAAGGGATGGTGCATTCAAATGACTCAGAGACGTGTTTGGATATTCTCTTTTGTTCATCTATTGATTTGTTTTAGACTTCTGAATTTCATTCATTGATGAAAATGTTTTCGGTGGGCCtcctgttttttcttttacttcttaTCGGTTTCGTTACTTTCTTACGATTTATGTGCTACACGGATGTTCTTGTTTCCAAGAATTGATGCACGTTCTTGGTTACCTCTGTTTTCTGAGCTCTCTCTTGCCTGCTTGCTTTTTAACTTTGCCTCTAGTTGTTCCGTTATTTTTGTCTTAGATTTTCTCATTTGGTTCGTACATGGAAAAACCGCTAGTCATCAAGAAAAAATTCCAACATCCACtgtcttcccttttttctccgTGGATtaggttttgtttctttttgactTATTCGGGTATTCTTGCATCCAAGAATATATGTGTTCTTGATTACTTCCGATTCTGTGTCAGTGTGGCACGAAAccctttaattttcttttttggggttGCTAAAAGGCCAATGACGCCTGAAAAAGTTTCAAGCGTGGTGCTTGAAACTGTGATGCTGATGCTGTCCATTTCCACTTGACTGGCCCAAGAAACGTCACCAGTTCATGGTGATTCTGTCCCGACTTCTTTTGAAATTGgtttggttgggttcataagtgGGGGAAAAGTAGGCTATTGCCCCATCTTCTCTAGTGTTGTTGGTCCAACAAGCACCAGGCCCGCTATCAATGGATGCTTCTTACTAGATTCATTCTGAATTTCATAGGAAGACTAATGTTATCGTAATGGCCGCTGAACTGTTAAGAGACTAGTGTTAGTCCTGACCATGGCCGATGATGTTCAGAACCGGGATAAGTTGGAAAAGAGGACTTTGCAAAGTGCACAGTGTTCCTTCTTGAAGGAACAATATTGGTAAATGATTCAGTGTTATTTTCTAAATTCAGGCAATTGAAATGAGGAGAGCTCGCATGAGAGAGCTCGAGGGGATAATACGGGAGCAGAACGAAGAAGTTGCATCTCCAGTTTTCTCCGTTGCACCTGCGTCTCCTATTTCTGAACGTGCGGTTACAACTACTCTATCTAGTGAGGATCCCAAGCCTGCCGACGTTCTGCTCACTCCTCAAGCAAGCAAGGTTAGCGTTGAAGATATCAACAACGTTCCGCAAACCGACTCGTTGACAGTGGTCAATTGCTCCAAGGAGCCGGAAGCAGCTTCTGTGAAGGAGATCTCGACAAGTCTGGAGGTAACTGGCAGGAGGATCTTCCTCGGCCTCGAAACGCCTGATGTTGTCCCTGACAAAGTAACTAGCACTTTGTACACTCCTGATTCAGTCCTCGCAATTCAGAATTCAGAGTGCTCAGTCACGACTAGTGACGGGACTCCGGTGGAAGAGGTAGTTGTGGAGAAATGGTGGTTGAAAAAGAGAGTTGCTGAAACAACCAGTGGAAGAACTGGTTTTGGGTTGGAGGGGAAGAAGAATTCCTTGCTGCAGCATCGAAGCAAGGTTTCTCTGATGCGGTGACTAAGTGAAGCAAGTTAGCCGATCAATCCATTTGCTGAATGGATCTGAATGACTGGTAATGACTACCCTTTCTAATCGCTAGCGAGCTTGCTGAAGGCTCACCTTGCCTCATTCATTTTAGTTTCTGCATAAACTTTTGAAGTTAGTCCCACTAACATTTTGTACATGTTAGTTTTGGATTCTATGGATGTAGGTTCTTGGCACTCTTGTAAATACGAATAACCTGTTTGAACTTGGAACTGATCATTTGTCATTACTTCGTTCACCATGCTTTATGTTCTTGGAGTGCCAATGTCAATAGATGTCAAAATGGATGGTTGCTTAGATGCGTGTTACGTTTTCTTGGGCACTCAAACACAGAGAAAGACCATCGGCGCCCAAGACTTATCTTGGAAACCGCACCCATCTCAAAAAATAGTCAACATGCATTTTTGAGCGCTGTAATAGTGCACGTAATTGTTGTTTtccgaaaaaaggaaaaaaggctTTTCTTGTTGGTGCTCCCTCCATAATATTGTTAAAAAGTTGTTAGAACCATCACGATGAATTATAGCCTAGCATAGCTCGGATTCTGTGAATCACGTGAATGCAATTATTTACATACTAAAATAGCTCCATCATTGTTATAAAATGGCACTCCCTGTTTAACCTTTTGTGACAGGGATGAGTTACTGATCATGGAAAGCATTTGAATTGTGAAGGACAAGACTAacgaacttttttttattttaaaaaaggaaagttCAATTTTACGTGGTATGTTTATGGATACGTGTATTTTCGTGGACCTGGTCATCTCATAGCCTTTTATCCATCCAATAGTGAAATCAATAATTTGTGCTATCTAACTGCCTTGGTGTCATAACTTTATACTGCCaaggaatatttattatttttgttaaaaggcATTACAATTACAAGCAACTATTCGTCCTTTATTTGCTTAGAATCGTGTGTGCAGATTGAATTCAGATCTTCGACACTAATTTTCACTAAAAATAAGTGCGACTCATGCGCACGTGTTTTGGTTGAAATGCTCTGCATTTGCCGGTTTTGCAGTTTTGAGGCCCAATGACTGAGGCTGGTGGCATTTTCTATTAGCTTATTTGCTTGGAATCGTGTGTGTAGATTGAATTCAGATCATCTTCGACACTAATTTTCACTAAAAATAAGTGCAACTTCATGCGCACGTCTTTTGGTTGAAATGCTCTGCATTAGCATGATGTAAGGGTAATCATCTGTTGACAGGGGCCAGGGGGTTTATGGTTTGGTAAGTTGTGACATTAATCATCTTAAGCTATCTACAGAACTTTTAAGCCCTCTGACATGAAAGTGAAAGTTAGAAGTACGCTTTCCAGAAGAGTattattttcatcatacgtCATATTAGAACATATTTTCGCAGTTTCGTCATTGACTTTGCCTCATGGAAAATATTGCAAACAGTCGTCTCCCCATGTGGTTTTGCAAATTGTTCTTAATATTTTGCCTTATTTATGCCAGTTGTCCTGTTAAGATGTTTAAGTGACCATATTTAACGTGTAGTCAATTTTAGTAAGTCAAAAAGATACTATTATAAGGCTCGTTTCTTAAGTAAAAAAGATACTATTGTAAGACTCGTTTCTTAAGTCAAAAAGATACCATTATAAGGCTCGTTTCTCAAAAGCGTATGCTTCACCTTTTCAAGAACGCGTCAGCTGAAACCCATACTTGTTACATTTTATGAACTTAGGAAAGACCCTGTCAaagtagtttctttgatatTGAGTTTGGTGGCTTGTGAAATACATGGTGCATAAAGTGGTCTAGAAATAAAACAGCAAATGTGAAAATTATCAGGTACTTAAAAAGTATAATCTGATACAACTGAGAGATCTTAGATCTACAAGGCCGATGTCGTGTGATTTAAGCATTTCAGCCAGTTAAAAGGGTTTACAATTCATGCAATTAGACGAAGGATGTGAGGAGTTATTAGATCGTATCAAGCAATACTCGTCGCTGTAGTTTTAGAACCGGACGTCCAGCCGTAGAAAATCCATGCTTCCTCATTTGTAAGCCAATTTTGCAGACTTAGGTACTCGCCTTCAACTTGAAGCTGATGAGAAGTGAGTATGCTACTTAAAAGATGAGATATCTGACTGTTAAAAGGTGCTGTGTGATAAATTGGCGAGTACGTATCTAACGTTGGTTTACGTAATACCAAGAGTTTGATAGTGAATGACAGTATGTGAAGTTATAAGTCGTGTTCCACTTACATCCGGTTGACTACCTTTTTCTAAAAGACAATGGAACTTGGTTTGGAAAACGCATCTTGAAATTGACATGCAATAGCAGACTAATGGCGAGCTAGCCATGAAGAAAAGACCAACGTATAAAATGATGTTTGTGGGGAGAACATTTTCGAATATAGAAAGGGATACGATAGTCCCCATTATTTACAAAATATACATTGATGAATCAAGAAATGTTGAAGGAGAAAAT from Nymphaea colorata isolate Beijing-Zhang1983 chromosome 6, ASM883128v2, whole genome shotgun sequence includes these protein-coding regions:
- the LOC116256432 gene encoding uncharacterized protein LOC116256432; translation: MPEMEDQPVAASGGGAATPDDRGGFQNADDDKENLPPWRRGRSGRPKSGSGGRKRRRSILPAWYPRTPLRDITAIVRAIEMRRARMRELEGIIREQNEEVASPVFSVAPASPISERAVTTTLSSEDPKPADVLLTPQASKVSVEDINNVPQTDSLTVVNCSKEPEAASVKEISTSLEVTGRRIFLGLETPDVVPDKVTSTLYTPDSVLAIQNSECSVTTSDGTPVEEVVVEKWWLKKRVAETTSGRTGFGLEGKKNSLLQHRSKVSLMR